In Deinococcus irradiatisoli, the genomic stretch GGCCGTGAGCCTGTCGGCGTGTACCACCCTGCCCACCCGTCTGCCGGTCCACGCCGAGACCGCGCCCACCGTCACCACCACCCCGCTCGATCCGCAAACGCTCTCGGGCGGCACCGTGCTGGTGGTGGGCCAGAGCCAGCAGTTTCACCTCTACGTTTCGGGCCAGGAAGCCGGGTCGGGGCAGCTCAACTGGGTCAGCAGCGATCCGGGCGTGGTGCAGGTCAGCCGCGCCGGCCTGTTTCAAGCGGTCGGCCCCGGCCAGGCGACGGTGCGCGGCTCGCTCAGGAGCAGTGCGGGCAGCTTCATGGATTTTCCGGTGACGGTGCAGGCGGCCAGCACCCCCAGCCTGCCCACCGCCGCCACCACCGCCTACGCCCAGCAGGTGCTGGCGCTGACCAACGCGGCACGTTCCCAGGCCCGCAGCTGCGGCGGCGCCTACGAGCCGGCCGCGCCGCCGCTGAGCCTGAATACCAAGCTGAGCACGGCGGCGCAGGGGCATGCCAGCGACATGGCCCGCCACAACTACTTCAGCCACACCAGCCAGGACGGACGCACCCTGGCTGAACGCATCAACGACGTGGGGTACAGCTGGAGCAGCGTCGGTGAGAACATCGCCGCCGGGCAGCCCACCCCGGAAGCGGTGGTGGCCGGGTGGCTGGCCTCGCCGGGCCACTGCGCCAACTTGATGAACGCCAACCTGTCGCAGATGGGGCTGGGCTACGCCACCGGCGGCAGCTACGGCGCGTACTGGGTACAGGATTTCGGCCGGGCACGCTGAAGTCTGTCATCCTGGGTTCGGGAGGTTTCACCGTGACCCACCACCGCACAATCATCCGGCGAGCAAGCCGTGGGCTGGCAGGAGCCGGGAGCCTGAGATGAGTGCGCCCACCCTGCACCTGATGGTCGGCCTGCCGGGGGCCGGAAAAACCACGCTGGCCCGGCAGCTGGAAACCGAGCACCA encodes the following:
- a CDS encoding CAP domain-containing protein; the encoded protein is MSMRTLWRPLSLLTLAVSLSACTTLPTRLPVHAETAPTVTTTPLDPQTLSGGTVLVVGQSQQFHLYVSGQEAGSGQLNWVSSDPGVVQVSRAGLFQAVGPGQATVRGSLRSSAGSFMDFPVTVQAASTPSLPTAATTAYAQQVLALTNAARSQARSCGGAYEPAAPPLSLNTKLSTAAQGHASDMARHNYFSHTSQDGRTLAERINDVGYSWSSVGENIAAGQPTPEAVVAGWLASPGHCANLMNANLSQMGLGYATGGSYGAYWVQDFGRAR